Proteins co-encoded in one Candidatus Bathyarchaeota archaeon genomic window:
- a CDS encoding glycosyltransferase WbuB yields the protein MDIAYLTHYFPPAGFAAAINTYEIVSRLAKRGHRMLVFSQPTFSRYTAPAPVSEVEWPENIEVHQSFLTPLYLSILAPHIINTLRALRNKCDMVITQFHPIHFASLGGLFLKVFKDMPWLVKVHDMIRDSSLRSGSCEKMITHSWCKLFLEYVGKKADRLLVLTNELRSLLEEHGYPQDKVAVIPNGVDTNLFSPQASEDEYNSSKTILYIGSMMPEDGIDYLIRAFSLLDKENQLNLVVIGDGPERLHLFELVKRLKLGKKVTFYRYIPHDLIPEFIGDAYITVGPLRLSPINSYTIPTKLLEYFACGKPVVSAPVSKDILINGFNGLVVKKITPEEIAEKFSMLIEDEKSAAHMGKNARQLVVEKYDWEKIVTQIEKEMRDVGSYRFY from the coding sequence ATGGATATAGCATATCTAACTCATTATTTCCCGCCCGCTGGATTCGCAGCTGCTATCAATACGTATGAAATAGTAAGTAGGCTGGCGAAAAGAGGTCATAGAATGCTTGTGTTTAGCCAACCAACTTTTAGCCGATACACCGCCCCAGCTCCGGTTTCTGAAGTAGAGTGGCCGGAGAACATAGAGGTACACCAATCTTTTCTGACTCCACTCTATCTAAGCATTCTGGCCCCTCACATTATTAATACACTTAGAGCATTGAGAAACAAATGCGACATGGTGATAACTCAATTTCATCCTATTCATTTTGCATCTCTTGGGGGTCTATTTCTGAAGGTTTTTAAAGACATGCCTTGGCTGGTGAAGGTTCATGACATGATTCGTGATTCGTCTCTCCGAAGCGGTTCTTGCGAAAAAATGATTACACATTCTTGGTGTAAGCTTTTTCTAGAATATGTGGGAAAAAAGGCAGATCGACTGTTGGTTTTAACCAATGAACTGCGAAGCCTCCTTGAGGAACATGGCTACCCACAGGACAAAGTTGCCGTGATTCCTAACGGCGTTGACACCAATCTTTTTAGTCCTCAAGCGTCAGAGGATGAATACAACTCCAGCAAAACTATTTTATACATTGGGAGTATGATGCCTGAAGATGGGATTGACTACTTGATCAGAGCTTTCTCTCTCTTGGATAAAGAGAATCAACTAAACCTTGTAGTGATTGGAGATGGCCCTGAACGTTTACACCTTTTTGAATTGGTGAAGAGGTTGAAGTTGGGAAAAAAAGTAACTTTTTATAGATACATCCCCCATGATTTGATTCCAGAATTTATTGGAGATGCATACATCACTGTGGGGCCTCTTCGCCTCTCTCCTATCAACAGTTACACTATACCCACAAAACTTTTAGAGTATTTTGCGTGTGGAAAACCCGTTGTCTCGGCACCTGTGTCTAAAGATATCCTAATAAATGGATTCAACGGCTTAGTTGTGAAGAAGATAACTCCGGAAGAGATTGCCGAAAAGTTTTCAATGCTCATCGAGGATGAAAAATCGGCAGCACACATGGGGAAAAATGCCCGACAACTTGTTGTTGAAAAATATGATTGGGAAAAAATCGTAACTCAAATTGAAAAGGAAATGCGCGACGTTGGATCGTACAGATTTTATTAA
- a CDS encoding PHP domain-containing protein — MIEADLHIHSRHSFDSLLSPRTIIKTALKKGLSAIAVADHNTVKGALETIREAASTRLLVIPAIEVETNAGHILGLFVENDFKTREIDEVIDEIRNQGGITVLLHPARIRGSRTKKVVDKVDVIEALNGRTCHSGNLKAKDLALRFNKPMIAGSDAHLRFEIGCVRTIVECDPSTLEDVKKHIINGKRVLVGRESFCFVHVFSFGIQIFKYALRRI, encoded by the coding sequence ATGATTGAAGCTGACTTGCATATTCATTCACGCCATTCTTTTGACTCGCTCCTCAGCCCGCGCACTATCATAAAAACAGCTTTGAAAAAAGGTTTGTCAGCAATAGCTGTAGCGGACCATAACACTGTGAAGGGAGCTCTAGAAACAATTAGAGAGGCCGCTTCAACGCGTCTTCTTGTGATTCCGGCCATTGAAGTCGAAACTAATGCAGGTCATATCTTGGGGCTCTTTGTTGAAAATGATTTCAAAACACGAGAAATCGATGAAGTAATTGATGAGATCAGAAATCAAGGAGGGATAACCGTTTTGTTGCATCCCGCCAGAATACGCGGAAGCAGAACGAAAAAAGTCGTAGACAAAGTCGATGTCATCGAGGCATTAAATGGAAGAACTTGCCACTCCGGAAACCTTAAGGCAAAAGATCTCGCCTTACGATTTAACAAACCGATGATAGCAGGAAGCGATGCCCATCTGAGGTTTGAAATAGGGTGTGTACGGACAATCGTGGAGTGCGACCCTAGCACCCTAGAAGACGTCAAGAAACACATAATCAATGGCAAAAGAGTGCTTGTTGGCAGAGAATCCTTCTGTTTTGTTCATGTGTTCAGCTTCGGAATACAAATATTCAAATATGCCTTGCGCCGAATCTGA
- a CDS encoding glycosyltransferase family 2 protein, with translation MQEVSVFAKVRRLIIAGIPAYNEEKTIAKVVLLAERYADVVIVCNDGSSDLTADIAESLGAKVLQHSKNMGKGAAIKSLFKASREIGADVLVTLDADGQHDPNEVPELIRPILDNQADIVIGSRIKHRSEMPMYRRIGNRVLDFFTNAGIKNKVIDTQSGFRAYSKKAIQEIDVTEMGLGVDSQILLDAEERKLRVIERVVTCSYEAQTSKRNPLIHAVDVIVSILNVITERRPLLYLGVPSAALLMLGAFLTVWLLNLYVADRGFSVTMALFAMGTMLIGLLLAFAAIILKAISRLRRHY, from the coding sequence ATTCAAGAAGTTTCGGTGTTTGCGAAGGTGCGTAGATTGATTATTGCCGGTATACCTGCCTATAACGAGGAGAAAACCATAGCCAAGGTGGTTTTGCTAGCGGAGAGGTACGCAGACGTGGTAATTGTGTGTAATGATGGATCAAGCGACTTGACCGCGGACATAGCGGAAAGCTTGGGAGCCAAAGTGTTGCAACACAGCAAGAACATGGGAAAGGGTGCTGCCATTAAATCTCTATTTAAAGCCTCAAGGGAAATCGGGGCAGATGTACTTGTTACGTTGGATGCTGATGGGCAACATGATCCAAATGAGGTTCCCGAACTCATTCGTCCGATTCTTGATAACCAGGCAGATATCGTAATTGGGTCGAGGATCAAACATCGTAGTGAAATGCCTATGTATAGACGAATTGGAAATAGGGTGTTAGACTTCTTCACAAACGCTGGGATTAAAAACAAAGTGATTGATACACAGAGTGGGTTCCGGGCGTATTCTAAAAAAGCGATCCAAGAAATTGACGTAACCGAGATGGGTTTGGGGGTGGACTCACAGATTCTGTTGGATGCTGAAGAAAGAAAATTGAGAGTGATTGAAAGGGTGGTCACGTGCTCCTACGAAGCACAAACATCAAAACGCAATCCCTTGATTCATGCGGTCGATGTCATAGTGAGCATTCTTAATGTGATTACAGAAAGGAGACCGCTTCTATATCTTGGAGTGCCCAGTGCTGCATTGCTTATGCTTGGAGCATTCTTAACGGTATGGCTACTCAACCTGTATGTTGCTGATAGAGGGTTTAGTGTCACGATGGCGTTATTTGCAATGGGAACCATGCTTATAGGTTTGTTGCTTGCCTTCGCAGCTATTATCTTGAAGGCCATATCACGCTTGAGAAGGCATTATTGA
- a CDS encoding DUF3473 domain-containing protein, which produces MKNILSIDTEEYFYSEYVRCRGYHGSVEYRTPCNLEYVLEILDEFGVSATFFVVGEIVEGFPEVVEKIHERGHELAFHGWRHEPLWRLNAESLRIEIKKFSSFTKERCLGFRAPDFSLSNETRWALKVLEDAGFIYDSSIFPTKTPLYGVWRAPTNPYKPSHEDVTKEDENGKLWEFPLLVYSLLGFKIPMAGGFYLRFFPINLIRKAVQRMNKHGFPAVIYIHNWELDSDMPKAKVGLLGSFITYYNIEQTEIKLKHLLSNFQFMSFADFIKESGLTHST; this is translated from the coding sequence ATGAAGAACATTCTGTCAATAGACACAGAAGAGTACTTCTATTCAGAATATGTTAGGTGCCGTGGCTACCATGGCTCCGTAGAATACCGCACACCTTGCAACTTAGAATACGTTCTCGAAATATTGGACGAATTTGGTGTCTCTGCCACGTTTTTCGTCGTTGGAGAGATTGTGGAGGGGTTCCCAGAGGTTGTAGAGAAAATACATGAAAGAGGGCATGAGCTCGCTTTCCATGGTTGGCGTCATGAACCACTGTGGAGATTGAACGCTGAAAGTTTACGAATAGAAATAAAGAAGTTTAGCTCGTTTACAAAGGAAAGGTGTCTAGGATTTCGAGCTCCAGATTTTTCATTGAGCAATGAAACGAGGTGGGCGTTGAAAGTCTTAGAGGATGCTGGCTTTATCTACGATTCAAGCATATTTCCAACAAAGACACCGTTGTATGGAGTCTGGAGAGCTCCCACAAACCCATATAAGCCGTCACACGAAGATGTAACCAAAGAAGACGAGAATGGGAAATTGTGGGAATTTCCGCTTCTCGTTTATTCCTTACTAGGTTTCAAAATTCCTATGGCGGGCGGATTCTATTTGCGTTTCTTTCCAATTAATCTGATACGAAAAGCAGTCCAGAGAATGAACAAACATGGATTTCCTGCTGTTATATACATACACAATTGGGAGCTTGATTCTGATATGCCAAAAGCAAAAGTTGGATTGCTTGGGTCTTTTATAACGTACTACAATATAGAACAGACTGAGATAAAGTTGAAACATTTGCTGTCTAATTTCCAATTTATGAGCTTTGCAGATTTCATCAAAGAGAGCGGTCTCACCCATTCAACTTGA
- a CDS encoding ATP-grasp domain-containing protein, whose amino-acid sequence MPKVLVTDASNRAALAVIRSLGMKGIDVTAGDETAFNAGFLSKYCRHKILYPSPQRNVQEFLDYMLKLVKKEKYDLLIPITDFTTIPLSKHKKKFDPYVTLAVPSYDTMVKTSDKALTIKIAAKHDIPYPKTIFVESVKDVEAIAKEIEYPAVIKPRTKVIWANNSAIMMKVTQKNYAYNPNDLITKYENIVLQNKVLTQRSYLPIIQEYVQGTGYGVEALFHNSELRAIFSHKRLREYPITGGASTLCVSVNNKKLNSLAVKLLKAMNWQGVAMVEFKLNGQGEPKLIEVNGRFWGSLPLAIASGVDFPFLLYRSMVEGGDFSSPKYKVGVKHRWLIPGDILWLYSSMISERKTLGSIRDFVAAFGVADDIITLDDLRPLFGHLMGTLSLFGDVLRGRRNLAGELLQ is encoded by the coding sequence TTGCCTAAAGTCTTGGTTACTGACGCATCCAACAGAGCCGCACTTGCAGTAATAAGGTCTTTAGGCATGAAAGGTATCGACGTCACGGCTGGAGATGAAACAGCTTTTAACGCGGGTTTTCTCTCAAAATACTGTAGACACAAGATTTTATACCCCTCGCCCCAAAGAAATGTGCAAGAATTCTTAGATTACATGTTGAAGTTAGTCAAAAAGGAAAAATACGATTTATTAATACCTATAACCGACTTTACGACAATACCTCTCTCCAAACACAAGAAAAAATTCGACCCTTATGTGACCTTAGCTGTTCCCTCTTACGACACTATGGTAAAAACGTCTGATAAGGCCTTAACAATCAAAATAGCAGCCAAACATGACATACCGTATCCCAAAACTATCTTCGTGGAAAGCGTCAAAGATGTTGAGGCAATAGCTAAAGAGATAGAATACCCAGCTGTAATCAAACCGCGAACTAAAGTGATCTGGGCAAACAACTCGGCTATAATGATGAAAGTTACACAAAAAAACTATGCGTATAACCCTAATGACCTAATTACAAAATATGAAAATATAGTCTTGCAAAACAAGGTGCTAACTCAAAGAAGCTACCTACCTATAATACAAGAGTACGTTCAAGGAACAGGATACGGTGTCGAAGCACTGTTTCACAACTCAGAGCTAAGAGCGATATTCTCACACAAGAGGCTCAGAGAGTACCCAATAACCGGAGGGGCAAGCACATTGTGTGTGAGCGTAAATAATAAGAAACTGAATAGCCTCGCGGTCAAGCTGCTTAAAGCGATGAATTGGCAAGGGGTCGCGATGGTAGAATTCAAACTAAATGGTCAAGGCGAGCCTAAACTAATAGAGGTTAATGGCAGATTCTGGGGCTCCCTACCCTTGGCTATAGCGTCTGGGGTGGATTTTCCTTTCCTTCTTTACAGATCTATGGTTGAAGGAGGAGATTTTAGCAGTCCGAAGTATAAAGTGGGCGTAAAGCATAGATGGCTAATACCTGGAGACATTCTATGGCTTTACTCTTCAATGATCAGTGAGAGAAAGACGCTAGGCTCAATTAGAGACTTTGTGGCAGCGTTCGGAGTTGCCGACGATATAATAACACTAGATGATCTTCGCCCACTGTTTGGTCATCTCATGGGGACTTTGAGCTTATTCGGCGATGTTTTGAGAGGCCGTCGTAATCTAGCTGGAGAGCTTCTTCAATGA
- a CDS encoding DegT/DnrJ/EryC1/StrS family aminotransferase, translating into MKIPIAKPDIGKDEIQAVIETMKSGWVSQGEKVEEFEKSFAKYCGVKYGVAVNNGTAALHMALTALDVKRGDEVITTPLSCVATTNPIVYLDAKPVFVDVEATTLNINPALIVKKITDRTKAIIPVHLFGHPVDLDPLMEVAQKHDLPVIEDAAQAHGARYKGKKVGSFGCVSCFSFYVGKLITTVEGGIALTNDTELAEKMRLLRSYGMHKREKFYHPILGYNYKLSDIHAAIGLVQLRKLNNYIERKRANIEYLRSKLHHLNLKLPVELDYAFNVYYACHILVEKEKEKIVEHLEREGIETRPLLSFIPEQPPYQKYGYNIDELQVARNAHQKGFYISNSPLLTENELDLVASTIIKSIGDIQ; encoded by the coding sequence GTGAAAATCCCTATAGCCAAGCCAGATATCGGAAAAGACGAAATCCAAGCAGTCATAGAGACGATGAAAAGCGGCTGGGTTAGCCAAGGCGAGAAAGTTGAAGAGTTCGAGAAATCATTCGCCAAATATTGTGGAGTCAAATATGGTGTTGCAGTCAATAATGGAACAGCGGCTCTCCACATGGCTTTGACCGCTCTCGACGTCAAACGTGGAGACGAAGTTATTACAACCCCTCTCTCCTGTGTAGCCACCACCAACCCCATTGTCTATCTTGACGCAAAACCTGTGTTTGTGGATGTGGAGGCCACAACCTTGAACATAAACCCGGCGTTAATCGTGAAAAAAATCACGGATAGAACAAAGGCCATCATTCCCGTGCATCTGTTTGGGCATCCTGTTGATTTAGACCCTTTAATGGAGGTTGCTCAAAAACATGATCTACCTGTGATTGAGGATGCAGCTCAAGCCCACGGAGCCAGATACAAAGGGAAAAAGGTGGGCTCATTCGGTTGTGTTTCTTGTTTCAGCTTTTACGTTGGCAAGCTTATCACTACTGTTGAAGGCGGCATAGCCTTAACTAATGACACGGAACTGGCTGAAAAAATGCGTCTGTTAAGAAGTTACGGGATGCACAAACGTGAAAAGTTCTATCATCCGATTTTAGGCTACAACTACAAGTTGTCAGACATTCACGCTGCAATAGGCTTGGTGCAATTACGAAAACTCAATAACTACATTGAAAGGAAACGCGCCAATATTGAATATCTACGGAGTAAGCTTCATCATCTAAATCTGAAGTTGCCAGTAGAGCTGGATTATGCCTTTAACGTGTACTACGCTTGCCATATTCTTGTAGAGAAGGAAAAAGAGAAAATCGTGGAGCATCTAGAGCGGGAAGGAATCGAGACCCGACCACTGTTGTCATTTATTCCAGAACAACCACCATACCAAAAATATGGATACAACATAGACGAGTTGCAGGTGGCTAGAAATGCCCATCAGAAAGGATTCTACATTTCGAACTCTCCCTTGCTAACTGAAAATGAACTTGACCTTGTGGCATCCACAATAATCAAATCTATTGGTGATATTCAATAG
- a CDS encoding glycosyltransferase family 1 protein: MNLCFINPSEMQRPEIYGLAKHLPKKYNIIILQPSNKIGASRGSHLHENIYVRYVPSLFMSFCNSEITIPLFHSWLKELVAIVKERKCDLIHVCDYEYLTSILPLLVKQINVPTLIVNDALIGIKGYSFGSPIVDGLSRIYTSTIGKKVLKKYDKVVVLYSKLAEEVHKLGVPDEKVAVIPNGIDVDKIDRYSKNVNISHVRRKYGLRDDERVILYVGRLVRVKRVHIVIEMINRLLENDYAIKALIVGDGPLRSELENLASSARSNVVFTGFLYGKEKYDCYAIADLFMLPSLSEGLPTVLLEAAAMGLPSIATNVNGVPDIVVRNKTGFLVDDSDISSFTEYATTLFEQEKLAKEMGKNAREHVEKNFSWSIITEKYEEIYESLANR, encoded by the coding sequence ATGAATTTGTGCTTCATTAATCCATCAGAAATGCAAAGACCGGAGATATACGGATTGGCCAAGCATCTCCCCAAGAAATATAATATAATCATACTGCAACCATCGAACAAAATAGGTGCAAGCCGAGGTTCTCATCTACATGAAAACATCTACGTTAGATATGTCCCGTCTCTCTTCATGTCTTTCTGCAATTCAGAAATAACAATACCGCTTTTTCATTCATGGTTAAAGGAGTTGGTTGCCATAGTTAAGGAAAGGAAATGCGATTTGATACATGTATGTGACTACGAATATCTGACATCTATACTGCCTCTATTAGTCAAACAAATCAACGTTCCAACATTAATAGTAAATGATGCTCTAATAGGCATAAAGGGCTATTCTTTTGGGTCGCCCATAGTAGATGGGTTATCGCGGATTTATACTTCAACCATAGGAAAAAAAGTTCTTAAAAAATATGATAAGGTTGTTGTGTTGTACTCAAAGCTTGCAGAAGAAGTGCATAAGCTTGGCGTTCCTGATGAAAAAGTTGCCGTGATACCAAACGGTATCGACGTCGATAAAATAGATCGTTACAGCAAGAATGTGAACATTAGTCACGTTCGTCGCAAGTACGGTCTGAGAGACGATGAACGAGTGATTTTATATGTGGGGCGTTTGGTTAGAGTCAAACGGGTGCACATAGTTATAGAAATGATCAATAGGTTGTTAGAGAATGACTATGCGATAAAAGCGCTGATCGTCGGAGATGGCCCTCTGCGTAGTGAACTTGAGAACTTGGCATCTTCAGCAAGAAGTAACGTCGTCTTCACTGGATTCCTTTACGGGAAAGAAAAATACGACTGTTATGCAATAGCAGATCTATTCATGTTGCCCTCTTTATCTGAGGGTCTGCCGACGGTATTGCTTGAAGCCGCTGCCATGGGATTACCGTCAATAGCCACAAATGTCAATGGAGTACCTGATATAGTGGTTCGCAATAAAACAGGTTTTTTAGTTGATGACTCAGATATATCCTCTTTTACTGAGTACGCTACGACCTTATTCGAACAGGAAAAGTTGGCCAAAGAAATGGGCAAAAATGCTAGAGAACACGTGGAAAAGAATTTTTCGTGGAGTATCATTACAGAGAAGTATGAGGAAATCTACGAAAGCTTAGCAAACCGGTAG
- a CDS encoding exosortase/archaeosortase family protein, giving the protein MVKLNKTRFPSVLSLLGGRVNLFWVLAFAPLLVILYYHFFGVIIPFYGFLLLFLKSQKLLGVKEANFVQKILGLVLVVGSFFVYYGVVSVYPGVAFYTAANYVVYLFGLFLIFFEFSVLKEAFAPLFLIVAATSSSFISVWLKPFLSPFANDFAHIIMNILRAVGIDANTYFIGNTPILTISSLSGEMVSGAFVYECIGVYSALVFSIILVVILFEDPSDLKVKVAYSIVGVFGTFALNILRVTVIFLTDYFYGAEVGGFIHYVIGYILFTIWLVFFLYAYSKRKTVQAKITSFWQRIRKRKM; this is encoded by the coding sequence ATAGTGAAACTAAATAAAACAAGGTTCCCAAGTGTTCTATCTCTACTTGGGGGAAGGGTTAACCTGTTTTGGGTTTTAGCCTTTGCTCCACTTCTGGTGATCTTGTATTATCATTTTTTTGGTGTAATAATTCCGTTCTATGGTTTCTTGCTTCTCTTCTTGAAGTCTCAAAAACTTCTTGGTGTTAAGGAAGCAAATTTTGTGCAAAAAATTTTGGGTTTAGTTTTGGTGGTGGGTAGTTTCTTCGTTTATTATGGTGTGGTCTCAGTATATCCTGGAGTAGCCTTTTATACAGCAGCAAACTATGTCGTGTATCTCTTCGGGCTTTTCTTGATTTTCTTCGAGTTTTCTGTCCTTAAAGAAGCGTTTGCACCTCTGTTTCTTATAGTGGCTGCTACTTCAAGTTCTTTCATATCGGTGTGGTTGAAGCCCTTTCTTTCACCTTTTGCCAACGATTTTGCGCACATCATTATGAATATTTTGAGAGCAGTGGGCATAGATGCGAACACCTATTTCATAGGCAACACGCCCATCCTTACCATTTCGTCTCTTTCAGGGGAAATGGTTTCTGGCGCCTTTGTTTACGAGTGCATAGGCGTTTACAGCGCGTTGGTTTTTTCAATTATACTTGTCGTTATCTTGTTTGAGGATCCCAGCGACTTGAAAGTGAAAGTAGCATATTCTATTGTTGGCGTTTTCGGCACCTTTGCCCTAAACATACTTAGAGTCACTGTAATCTTTTTGACAGACTACTTTTATGGTGCAGAAGTAGGAGGATTTATTCATTACGTAATCGGATACATCCTCTTTACGATTTGGCTTGTGTTCTTCCTTTATGCTTACTCAAAGAGAAAAACTGTGCAGGCGAAAATTACGTCGTTTTGGCAGAGAATACGCAAGCGTAAGATGTAG